The genome window CGGTGCGCGGTGCGTGCCGACCGGCGCGGGACCGCGGCCCGATGGTAGCGGCTCGCGCGTGCAGCACGGGCGGTTTGTCCGTCTGTGGACGCACGGCGAGCACCCCGGCCCCACCCGGCTCAGTCCTGCTCGACGACCACCCACGCGACCGCGTCGGGCAGGTCGCCCCGGTCGTCCCCGCCCACGTCGGTCGCGACCAGGGTGAACGACACGCCCAGCGCCTCGACCGTCTCACCCACGCGGGCGTCGAGCACGGTCGCCGGCGACGTCCCGTCCGCGACGCTCAGCACGGCCCGGTCCTCCTCGACGTTGCCGGCCACGACGCTCAGCCCCGCGACGTCGGTCGGGATGTTCGCGCGCAGCCGCACGGCGTCGTCCGGCACCGGCTCCTCCTCCGTGCTCGTGCATCCGACCAGCAGCCCCGCCACGGTCACCGCGACCAGCGCGGACCGCCGACCGCCCCTCACGGGTGCACCTCGTTCACGCGGACCTGCCGGAACGACGCGTCGAAGTCCTCGATCGTCATCGTGATCGGTGGGTACGAGGCGGTTCCCCACGGGTTGACCACGGTCACCGTGCCCTTCTTGGTGTCGACGGCGCTCACATAGTAGGCGTGGCCCCGGTGGAGCATGTCGGTCCCGGCCTGCGCCTGGTACGTGGACAGCCCCGTGCCCTCACCCTTGGCCATGGCCGACAGGCCGATGGCGCCGCCGTCCTCGATGATGCCGGCGAGCTCGTCGATGCTCAGGCCGCCCGGGTCGTGGTTCGTCGACGGCACCCCGGTCAGGATCTCCAGGCCCACGTCGGCGGTCCCGCCCTCGGTCTTCTCGTAGTCGCCGTAGTGCAGCGCCAGCGCCTTCTCCATCACCAGGGGCCACAGCTCGTACCCCGTCGTCCGGTCGTCGCCCAGCAGGTACTGCGGCGACCGCGCCAGCGCCGGCGCACCGTCCACGAGCACCATCTCCGGGGTGACCGTGACGTGGACGGGCGAGCCGTCGTCGTAGAGACGGACCGTGTAGGAGCCGTTGGCGTTGGACGTGATCGCGCCCTCGATGACGCCCGGGTCGGCCTGGGCGACCGCGCCCAACGAGGCCATCCACCAGCAGTTGCCGATGGACCCCTGGTCGACGTCGTTCGGGTCCACGCCCTGCACGAACAGGTCGTGCGGCACCTCGCCGTACACGCCGGCGTTGGCCGGGCTGTCCGGCTCGGCCTGGGCGTCGTCGCCGCCCACCGTCGAGAACGACGGCTGCAGCTCGTCCGTGAAGCCCGCCAGCCGGTCCAGCGTCTCCTTGGACGCCTGTCCCGCCATCAGCTCCCACAGCTCGCGACGCTCGTCGCGGGACCAGCCGCTGAAGGCCCAGCCGTCCTCCATCTGGTCGACCCAGTGCTCGAGCTCGTCGTCGCTCATCGCGGCGACGAGGGCGTCGATCTCGCGGCCGTTGAGCTGCTCGACCGCCTCGCGGGCGTCGGCGAGGTCGCCGCTGCGCACCCCCCAGAACCCGCCGTCGAGGGCGTCCCGCACGTCGTCCAGCGCCTCGTCGACGCGCTCCTGGTCCGCCGCGGGCCGCGTGTCGTCCGCGTTGACGAAGTCGGGACCGCCGCCCGTCGCCCCGGTGTCGGCCGTCGTGGGGGCTGCGGGCTCCTCGGCCCGGTCCGGGCCCGTGGCCGCACCGTCCTCGCCCTCCGCGACGGGCGGGGGCGCCGTGTCGTCACCCCCGTAGTACGTGGGCGTGTCCTCACCGCCGCAGTCACCCGCCTGGGTGCCGATCGAGCGCACCGCGCACGTGACGCGCTCGGCGAGCGTCGTCCCGACGTCGGAGACGCGCGCGGCGGCGATGACACCGGCGACGATGATCACCACGACGATGACGACGCCGAGGTACTCGACGGATCCGGCGCCGCGGTCGGACGTCTCGTGCGCACGCGCGCGCGTCCTCAGGGTGGCCATGCCCGAACTCTCGCGTGCCCGGCGGACCGCGTGGCAGTGCCCCTGGTCCCCGTCGCGTGGGCCCATGGGCCCAGCAAGGACACCCGGGTGCGCCCGGGTGCGCCCGGGACGCCCGAGGGGCCCGTCGGTCGAACCGACGGGCCCCTCGGGGGTCGTGCTGGGAGGTGGTCGACCTCAGCGGTAGTCGCCGAAGTCGATGTCCTCGAGCGGGATCGCCTCGCCGGTGCCCAGACCGAGCGCCGGGAAGTCGATCTCGTCGTAGCCGAAGGCCGGGTACAGCTCGGCCTTCGCCTCCTCGGTCGCCTCCACCGCCACGTTCCGGTACCGGGGCAGCCCGGTGCCGGCGGGGATGAGCTTGCCGAGGATGACGTTCTCCTTCAGGCCCAGCAGCGGGTCCGAACGGCTCGACATCGCGGCCTCGGTGAGCACCTTCGTCGTCTCCTGGAAGGAGGCCGCCGAGAGCCACGAGTCCGTCGCGAGCGACGCCTTCGTGATGCCCATGAGCTCGGGACGACCCGAGGCCGGCTGACCGCCCTCGGAGACCGCCTTGCGGTTGAAGTCCTCGAAGCGACCGCGCTCGGCCAGCTCGCCGGGCAGCAGGCCCGTCTCGCCGGAGTCGAGCACCGTCACGCGCCGCAGCATCTGCCGCACGATGACCTCGATGTGCTTGTCGTGGATGTCCACGCCCTGCGAGCGGTAGACCTCCTGGACCTCGTCCACCAGGTGCTTCTGCGTGGCACGCGGGCCGAGGATGCGCAGCACCTTCTTCGGGTCGACGGCGCCCACGACGAGCTGGGTGCCGACCGACACGTGGTCGCCGTCCTGGATGAGCAGGCGCGACCGCTTGGTGATGGCGTAGCGGATCTCCTCGGAACCGTCGTCCGGGGTCAGGACGAGCGCACGTGCACGGTCCGTCTCCTCGATCGCGATCCGGCCCGAGAACTCCGCGATGTGCGCCTCACCCTTGGGGGTGCGGGCCTCGAAGAGCTCCTGGACACGGGGCAGACCCTGCGTGATGTCGTCCGCCGAGGCCACACCACCGGTGTGGAACGTGCGCATCGTCAGCTGCGTGCCGGGCTCACCGATCGACTGGGCGGCGATGATGCCGACCGCCTCGCCGATGTCGACGAGCTTGCCGGTGGCCAGCGAGCGGCCGTAGCACTTGGCGCACGTGCCGACGCGGGACTCGCAGGTGAGCACCGAGCGGATCTTGAGCTCGGTGACGCCCGTCTCCAGCAGCCGGTCGAGCAGGACGTCGCCGACGTCGTCGCCCGAGCGGCCGATGACCTCGCCCTCCACCTCGATGTCGGTGGCGAGCGTCCGCGAGTACACGGACGTCTCCACCTTGTCGTGGCGCCGCAGCGTGCCGTCCGCCGCCGCCACGCCGATCGGCATGGTCAGGCCGCGCTCGGTGCCGCAGTCGTCCTCACGGACGATGACGTCCTGCGAGACGTCCACCAGACGACGCGTGAGGTAGCCCGAGTCGGCGGTCCGCAGAGCGGTGTCCGCGAGACCCTTGCGGGCGCCGTGCGTCGCGATGAAGTACTCGAGGACGGACAGGCCCTCGCGGTAGTTCGCCTTGATCGGGCGAGGGATGATCTCGCCCTTCGGGTTGGCGACCAGGCCACGCATGCCCGCGATCTGGCGGACCTGCATCCAGTTGCCTCGCGCACCGGAGCCGACCATGCGGAACACGGTGTTGCGGGGCGGGAAGTTGGCCTGCATGGCCTTGGCGACCTTGTCGGTGGCGTTCGTCCAGATCTCGATGAGCTCCTGACGACGCTCGTCGTCGGTGATCAGGCCCTTCTCGTACTGGCCCTGCACCTTCGCCGCGCGCGCCTCGTGCTCGTCGAGGATGTCCTGCTTCTCGGCAGGCGTCGCGACGTCGGAGATCGCGATCGTCACGCCCGAGCGGGTGGCCCAGCGGAAGCCGGCCTCCTTCAGGGCGTCGAGCGACGCGGCGACCTCGACCTTCGGGTACCGCTCGGCCAGGTCGTTGACGATGACCGACAGGCGCTTCTTGTCGACGACGCCGTTCTCGTACGGGTAGTCGACGGGCAGCAGCTCGTTGAAGAGCGCACGGCCCAGCGTCGTCTCGAACAGGAGCGTCTGCCCCGGCTCCCAGCCCTCGGGCGCCTGGTCCTCGGAGAGCACCAGGTCGTCGAACCGGATCTTCACGACCGCGTTGAGGTCGAGCGAGCCCTGGTCGAACGCCATGATCGCCTCGGACACCGAGCTGAACGCACGGCCCTGGCCCTCCGGGTCCTCCTTGTCGGAGGTCAGGTGGAACAGACCGATGATCATGTCCTGCGAGGGCATGGTCACGGGCCGGCCGTCGGACGGCTTGAGGATGTTGTTGCTCGAGAGCATGAGGATGCGGGCCTCGGCCTGCGCCTCCGCGCTCAGGGGCAGGTGGACGGCCATCTGGTCACCGTCGAAGTCCGCGTTGAACGCGGCGCACACGAGCGGGTGCAGGTGGATCGCCTTGCCCTCGACGAGCTGCGGCTCGAACGCCTGGATGCCCAGACGGTGCAGCGTGGGTGCACGGTTGAGCAGCACCGGGTGCTCGGTGATGACCTCCTCGAGCACGTCCCACACGACCGGGCGCGCGCGCTCGACCATGCGCTTGGCCGACTTGATGTTCTGCGCGTGGTTGAGGTCCACCAGGCGCTTCATCACGAACGGCTTGAACAGCTCGAGCGCCATCTGCTTGGGCAGGCCGCACTGGTGCAGCTTGAGCTGCGGGCCGACGACGATGACCGAACGGCCCGAGTAGTCGACGCGCTTGCCGAGCAGGTTCTGGCGGAACCGGCCCTGCTTGCCCTTGAGCATGTCCGAGATCGACTTCAGCGGACGGTTGCCGGGGCCCGTGACCGGGCGACCGCGGCGGCCGTTGTCGAACAGCGAGTCCACGGCCTCCTGGAGCATCCGCTTCTCGTTGTTGACGATGATCTCCGGCGCGCCCAGGTCCAGGAGCCGCTTGAGGCGGTTGTTCCGGTTGATGACGCGGCGGTACAGGTCGTTCAGGTCCGACGTGGCGAACCGGCCACCGTCGAGCTG of Cellulomonas dongxiuzhuiae contains these proteins:
- a CDS encoding C2 family cysteine protease, whose translation is MATLRTRARAHETSDRGAGSVEYLGVVIVVVIIVAGVIAAARVSDVGTTLAERVTCAVRSIGTQAGDCGGEDTPTYYGGDDTAPPPVAEGEDGAATGPDRAEEPAAPTTADTGATGGGPDFVNADDTRPAADQERVDEALDDVRDALDGGFWGVRSGDLADAREAVEQLNGREIDALVAAMSDDELEHWVDQMEDGWAFSGWSRDERRELWELMAGQASKETLDRLAGFTDELQPSFSTVGGDDAQAEPDSPANAGVYGEVPHDLFVQGVDPNDVDQGSIGNCWWMASLGAVAQADPGVIEGAITSNANGSYTVRLYDDGSPVHVTVTPEMVLVDGAPALARSPQYLLGDDRTTGYELWPLVMEKALALHYGDYEKTEGGTADVGLEILTGVPSTNHDPGGLSIDELAGIIEDGGAIGLSAMAKGEGTGLSTYQAQAGTDMLHRGHAYYVSAVDTKKGTVTVVNPWGTASYPPITMTIEDFDASFRQVRVNEVHP
- a CDS encoding DNA-directed RNA polymerase subunit beta', encoding MLDVNVFDELRIGLATADDIRAWSHGEVKKPETINYRTLKPEKDGLFCEKIFGPTRDWECYCGKYKRVRFKGIICERCGVEVTRSKVRRERMGHIELAAPVTHIWFFKGVPSRLGYLLDLAPKDLEKVIYFAAYMITWVDVDGRQEDLPNLQNEIDLEKKEISDRRDNDINTRAAKLEADLAELEAEGAKADARRKVRDSAEREMAQIRKRADAELDRLEQVWDRFKNLKVADLEGDEMLYRALQDRYGNYFEGSMGAAAIQKRLEAFDLDAESESLRDTIKNGKGQRKTRALKRLKVVNAFLTTNNSPTGMVLDAVPVIPPDLRPMVQLDGGRFATSDLNDLYRRVINRNNRLKRLLDLGAPEIIVNNEKRMLQEAVDSLFDNGRRGRPVTGPGNRPLKSISDMLKGKQGRFRQNLLGKRVDYSGRSVIVVGPQLKLHQCGLPKQMALELFKPFVMKRLVDLNHAQNIKSAKRMVERARPVVWDVLEEVITEHPVLLNRAPTLHRLGIQAFEPQLVEGKAIHLHPLVCAAFNADFDGDQMAVHLPLSAEAQAEARILMLSSNNILKPSDGRPVTMPSQDMIIGLFHLTSDKEDPEGQGRAFSSVSEAIMAFDQGSLDLNAVVKIRFDDLVLSEDQAPEGWEPGQTLLFETTLGRALFNELLPVDYPYENGVVDKKRLSVIVNDLAERYPKVEVAASLDALKEAGFRWATRSGVTIAISDVATPAEKQDILDEHEARAAKVQGQYEKGLITDDERRQELIEIWTNATDKVAKAMQANFPPRNTVFRMVGSGARGNWMQVRQIAGMRGLVANPKGEIIPRPIKANYREGLSVLEYFIATHGARKGLADTALRTADSGYLTRRLVDVSQDVIVREDDCGTERGLTMPIGVAAADGTLRRHDKVETSVYSRTLATDIEVEGEVIGRSGDDVGDVLLDRLLETGVTELKIRSVLTCESRVGTCAKCYGRSLATGKLVDIGEAVGIIAAQSIGEPGTQLTMRTFHTGGVASADDITQGLPRVQELFEARTPKGEAHIAEFSGRIAIEETDRARALVLTPDDGSEEIRYAITKRSRLLIQDGDHVSVGTQLVVGAVDPKKVLRILGPRATQKHLVDEVQEVYRSQGVDIHDKHIEVIVRQMLRRVTVLDSGETGLLPGELAERGRFEDFNRKAVSEGGQPASGRPELMGITKASLATDSWLSAASFQETTKVLTEAAMSSRSDPLLGLKENVILGKLIPAGTGLPRYRNVAVEATEEAKAELYPAFGYDEIDFPALGLGTGEAIPLEDIDFGDYR